The following nucleotide sequence is from Achromobacter spanius.
CTTGCCCGACGAGGACTTCAAGCGCGGCGACACCGGCCGCCTGCTCAACCGCTTCACCATCGACGCCGGCAACGTCACGGGCTACGCCACCGACGTCATCACGGTGCTGGTGCGCGAAACCCTGGTCGTCATCGCCCTGATCTGCGTGTTGCTCTACATGTCGTGGGTGCTGACGCTGATCATCCTGATCATGCTGCCGGTGTCGGTGCTGATTTCCCGCTTTTTCATCAAGCGCCTGCGCCGCATCAACCGCGACACCGTCAACATGAACGCCGAGCTGACCCGCGTGGTCGGCGAAGGCATCGACGGCCAGCGCGTCATCAAGCTGTTCGACGGCTATGAAGTCGAACGCGGTCGCTTCGATTTCGTCAGCCGCCGCCTGCGCCGGTTCGCCATGCGTACCGCCACGGCGGACGCGGCCCTGACGCCGTTGACCCAGGTCTGCATCTCGATTTCGGTGGGCGCGGTTATTGCCGTCGCCCTCAGCCAAGCCAATAACGGCTCGCTGACCGTGGGCAGCTTCGCCTCGTTCATGGCCGCGCTGGCGCAGATTTTCGACCCTATCAAGCGCCTGACCAACGTGGCCGCCCGCATGCAGAAAATGCTGGTGTCCGCCGAAAGCGTCTTCGCGCTGATCGACCAGACGCCTGAAATCGATACCGGCACCAAGGAACTGGCCGAACCCGTGCGCGGCAAGGTGGAGTTCCGCAACGTCAAACATCGCTTTCCCGACGCGGACCGCGATACCGTCAACGACATTTCCTTCACGGTAGAGCCGGGCCAGACGGTCGCCCTTGTGGGCCGATCAGGCAGCGGCAAGACCACGCTGGTCAATATGCTGCCACGCTTTGTGCTGGCCGATAGCGGAACCATTCTGGTGGACGACACGCCAGTCAACGACCTCACGCTGCGCAGCCTGCGTTCGCATTTGTCCCTGGTCAGCCAGGACGTCGTGCTGTTTGACGACACCATCGCGGCCAACGTGGGCTACGGCGCGTTGGGCAAGTCCAGTGAACAAAAGGTGCGCGACGCCCTGGCGGCGGCCAACCTGCTGGAATTCGTGGAAGGCTTGCCGCAAGGCATCAACACCCCGGTGGGCGAGAATGCCGCCCGCCTGTCAGGGGGGCAACGCCAACGGTTGGCGATCGCGCGCGCGCTGATCAAGAACGCGCCCATCCTGATTTTGGACGAAGCTACCTCCGCCCTGGACAACGAGTCCGAGCGCCAGGTGCAGGCCTCGCTGGAACGCCTGATGAAGGGCCGCACCACGCTGGTCATCGCCCACCGCCTGTCCACGGTCCAGAACGCTGACCGCATCATCGTGCTGGACGCTGGCAAGATCGTCGAACAAGGCCCCCACTCCGAGCTGCTGGCGGCCAATGGCCTGTATGCCTCGTTGTACAAAATGCAGTTCCGCGACGACTGATCCAGGACGCTATCGGCTTTTGCCGCATCCAGGGCGCCAGCCCCGCCGTGTAACCAGGAACGCCCTATGGCTCTGCCTATGGAAGGCAATCAACTCGTCAACGTTGTCGTCTTGTTGGGGGCGGCCGTTATTGCCGTGCCCCTGTTCAAGCGCCTGGGCCTGGGCTCGGTGTTGGGCTATCTGGCGGCGGGCCTGGCGATCGGCCCATTCGGCATCGGCTTCTTTTCCGATCCCAAATCCATCCTCCACGTCGCCGAGCTAGGCGTCGTCATGTTCCTCTTCATCATCGGGCTGGAAATGCAGCCCTCGCGCCTGTGGAAGCTGCGGGGTGAAATCTTCGGGCTGGGTCTGGCGCAGGTGGTGGTGTGCGGCGCCTTGTTGACGGTCGTCGGCCTGTTGGCCGGCTTGTCGGGACCCGCGGCTTTCATGGCGGCGATGGGATTCGTGCTGTCGTCCACGGCCATCGTGATGCAGATTCTGGGCGAGCGCGACGAAAGCACCAGCGCGCAGGGCCAGCG
It contains:
- the msbA gene encoding lipid A export permease/ATP-binding protein MsbA; this translates as MNSAARNTPADSTPVKSELWNRIYSRVGAYWKGLLLAVLLMAGAAATQPVLAVIMKPLLDGGFSGAKPYYVWALPLAVVGLILLRGICNFFSDYLLAWVANNVLLGMRRDMFERLLGLPDEDFKRGDTGRLLNRFTIDAGNVTGYATDVITVLVRETLVVIALICVLLYMSWVLTLIILIMLPVSVLISRFFIKRLRRINRDTVNMNAELTRVVGEGIDGQRVIKLFDGYEVERGRFDFVSRRLRRFAMRTATADAALTPLTQVCISISVGAVIAVALSQANNGSLTVGSFASFMAALAQIFDPIKRLTNVAARMQKMLVSAESVFALIDQTPEIDTGTKELAEPVRGKVEFRNVKHRFPDADRDTVNDISFTVEPGQTVALVGRSGSGKTTLVNMLPRFVLADSGTILVDDTPVNDLTLRSLRSHLSLVSQDVVLFDDTIAANVGYGALGKSSEQKVRDALAAANLLEFVEGLPQGINTPVGENAARLSGGQRQRLAIARALIKNAPILILDEATSALDNESERQVQASLERLMKGRTTLVIAHRLSTVQNADRIIVLDAGKIVEQGPHSELLAANGLYASLYKMQFRDD